A stretch of the Sorangium aterium genome encodes the following:
- a CDS encoding serine/threonine-protein kinase, giving the protein MHCGEVIADRYRVERPLGIGGMGAVVAARHLSLGELVAVKFMRPEHCGNAALLRRFQREARGMFRMKTEHVPRIYDLGALAPRPGIALPVPYIVMEHLSGNDLRSILERRGRLPVDEAAEYVRQACVALTEAHALGMVHRDLKPANLFLTYRTDGTPLLKVLDFGVAKFMSTKPEHDGLEMTTARSVMGSRRYMAPEQMLTPKDIDLRADLWALGVVLYQLVSGTLPFGAETLEQFVLVVSEKAPRPLGNACADLPQGFEEIVMRCLEKDRTRRPASARELAAALAPFALRGAPDATLPTGVHRSQPTFTWLDDGPPTTAARPPMTSARPAMTSARPAAISARPPTTSSGPAETRREGRRPRRTWLAATAGAVSASATLAAILLSPGWPRAAGLTWADGTGAQHLAAVSQGLAAVPKGNAVAARSFQEPDDMAEGAPHDGAASACDAPQADARGARPAARSGAGAVLSTRTAPPARAAAGSTQRAPARGGRASETSPAPAAGAAVRTAADAPAPARGAAAGAPSLVATPGSGAEAAAPAGAPDSPW; this is encoded by the coding sequence GTGCACTGCGGCGAGGTCATCGCAGACCGCTACCGGGTCGAGCGACCGCTCGGCATCGGCGGGATGGGGGCCGTCGTCGCGGCGCGGCACCTGTCGCTGGGCGAGCTCGTGGCCGTCAAATTCATGCGGCCGGAGCACTGCGGCAACGCGGCGCTGCTGAGGCGGTTCCAGCGCGAGGCGCGCGGGATGTTCCGGATGAAGACGGAGCACGTGCCGCGGATCTACGACCTGGGCGCGCTCGCCCCGAGGCCGGGGATCGCGCTGCCGGTGCCGTACATCGTGATGGAGCACCTCTCGGGCAACGATCTCCGCTCGATCCTGGAGCGCCGCGGACGGCTGCCGGTCGACGAGGCGGCGGAGTACGTCCGTCAGGCGTGCGTTGCCCTGACGGAGGCGCACGCGCTCGGGATGGTGCACCGGGACCTCAAGCCCGCGAACCTGTTCCTGACGTACCGGACCGACGGCACGCCGCTCCTCAAGGTGCTCGACTTCGGCGTCGCGAAGTTCATGAGCACGAAGCCGGAGCACGACGGGCTCGAGATGACGACGGCGCGGTCGGTCATGGGCTCCCGCCGCTACATGGCGCCGGAGCAGATGCTGACGCCCAAGGACATCGATCTGCGCGCGGATCTGTGGGCGCTCGGGGTCGTGCTCTACCAGCTCGTGAGCGGCACGCTGCCGTTCGGCGCGGAGACGCTGGAGCAGTTCGTGCTGGTCGTGTCGGAGAAGGCGCCCCGGCCGCTCGGGAACGCGTGCGCCGATCTGCCCCAGGGGTTCGAGGAGATCGTGATGCGCTGCCTCGAGAAGGACCGGACGCGCCGCCCGGCCTCGGCCCGCGAGCTCGCCGCCGCGCTCGCGCCGTTCGCGCTGCGCGGAGCGCCCGACGCGACGCTGCCCACGGGGGTGCACCGGAGCCAGCCGACGTTCACGTGGCTTGACGATGGGCCGCCCACGACCGCCGCGCGGCCGCCCATGACCTCCGCTCGGCCGGCCATGACGTCCGCTCGGCCGGCCGCGATCTCCGCGAGGCCGCCCACGACGTCCTCCGGGCCGGCCGAGACGAGGCGCGAAGGCCGCCGCCCCAGGCGAACCTGGCTGGCGGCCACGGCCGGCGCCGTCTCCGCGAGCGCCACGCTCGCCGCGATCCTCCTGTCGCCCGGGTGGCCACGGGCAGCGGGATTGACCTGGGCCGACGGCACCGGCGCGCAGCACCTCGCGGCGGTGTCGCAGGGGCTCGCCGCGGTGCCGAAGGGGAACGCGGTGGCAGCCAGGTCGTTCCAGGAGCCCGATGACATGGCCGAAGGTGCACCGCACGACGGCGCTGCCAGCGCGTGCGACGCTCCCCAGGCCGACGCCAGAGGCGCGCGCCCCGCCGCGCGCAGCGGAGCCGGCGCCGTCCTGTCCACGAGGACCGCGCCGCCCGCACGGGCGGCTGCGGGGAGTACGCAGCGCGCGCCAGCGCGCGGGGGGCGCGCGTCTGAGACCTCGCCGGCGCCCGCAGCTGGCGCCGCGGTGCGGACGGCGGCGGATGCGCCGGCGCCCGCCCGGGGCGCGGCTGCAGGCGCGCCGTCCCTCGTGGCAACGCCCGGTAGCGGCGCTGAAGCCGCGGCGCCGGCGGGCGCGCCGGACAGCCCGTGGTGA
- a CDS encoding tetratricopeptide repeat protein, with amino-acid sequence MRRGALPKVPCCSRPRGLASALAALSLSIAPASGHAGGPGLAQSDLEQPKPDPGQPGGHKEQVLALYQAATRLLEAGRIAEACAMLEQGRTLDPTALNLLLRLGECLARAGRTAGAWNVFNETAAIAKSAGDPRAARAAALAAALEPRLSRMAVAVPPGSAAPGLEIRRNGVLLLPSQWGQALPVDPGTHTIEAQAPGRKRWSVVRLVPPDGAGIVIELPLLAQEPPPRPLADAPRGPRTHAPPVLPIDDRGGDAGAGRVQRVIALATGGAGLVGLGLGAVFGAEAIARRDASNRGHCDARSRCDAVGVALREDAQKAGTASTIAFSTGTAALLAAGLLLWTAPPSAAGPPSRRATATAAAGPGAFSLVVGGSY; translated from the coding sequence ATGCGCCGAGGAGCCCTGCCGAAGGTCCCCTGTTGCTCGCGCCCGCGCGGGCTCGCTTCCGCCCTCGCAGCCCTGTCGCTGTCGATCGCGCCGGCGAGCGGCCACGCTGGCGGGCCCGGTCTGGCGCAGTCCGACCTGGAGCAGCCAAAACCCGACCCGGGACAGCCGGGCGGGCACAAGGAGCAGGTGCTCGCGCTCTATCAGGCCGCGACGCGCCTTCTCGAGGCGGGCCGCATCGCCGAGGCGTGTGCCATGCTCGAGCAGGGCCGGACGCTCGATCCAACCGCCCTCAACCTCCTCCTGCGGCTCGGCGAGTGCCTCGCGCGCGCAGGCAGGACCGCGGGCGCCTGGAACGTCTTCAACGAGACCGCGGCCATCGCGAAGAGCGCGGGAGATCCCCGCGCCGCGCGCGCGGCCGCGCTCGCGGCGGCGCTCGAGCCGCGGCTCTCGCGGATGGCGGTCGCCGTGCCCCCCGGGAGCGCCGCGCCGGGGCTGGAGATCCGCCGCAACGGCGTGCTGCTCCTGCCCTCCCAGTGGGGACAAGCCCTCCCGGTCGACCCGGGGACACACACGATCGAGGCGCAGGCGCCCGGCAGGAAGCGCTGGTCGGTCGTACGCCTCGTCCCGCCCGACGGCGCGGGCATCGTCATCGAGCTGCCCCTCCTGGCGCAGGAGCCGCCTCCTCGCCCGCTCGCCGACGCGCCGAGAGGCCCCAGGACGCATGCGCCTCCCGTCCTGCCGATCGACGACCGCGGAGGCGACGCCGGCGCAGGGCGCGTGCAGCGCGTGATCGCGCTCGCGACCGGCGGCGCCGGCCTGGTCGGGCTCGGCCTTGGCGCCGTCTTCGGCGCGGAGGCGATCGCCCGCAGGGACGCCTCGAACCGGGGCCACTGCGACGCGCGGAGCCGCTGCGACGCCGTCGGGGTCGCGCTGCGCGAGGACGCGCAGAAGGCCGGCACCGCCTCGACGATCGCGTTCTCGACCGGCACCGCCGCGCTGCTCGCGGCCGGCCTGCTCCTCTGGACCGCCCCGCCCAGCGCCGCCGGCCCGCCCTCGCGCCGCGCCACGGCGACGGCCGCCGCCGGCCCCGGCGCTTTCTCCCTCGTCGTGGGTGGGAGTTATTGA
- a CDS encoding ABC transporter ATP-binding protein has translation MSASPALVCRGLVKRYGDVVAVNGLDLEVQRGECFGLLGPNGAGKTTTVEILEGLSRPDAGEVEVLGERWVGDGIALRARLGIQLQETRFPDKLRVGEVIALFRSFYPRGIEPEQALRSVALQEKSSAFVRTLSGGQKQRLSLACALAGDPEVLFLDEPSTGLDPASRRQIWAIVEDLKARGRTILLTTHYMEEAARLCDRVGIVDRGRLLALGTPAALVASLGAEHVVEVEVDAEIAEEELMGLPGVEAVRSAQGALRLTVRDVARVIPPLLALCAARGATPKRLATHHASLEDVFMALAGRTLADDGAA, from the coding sequence GTGTCTGCCTCTCCCGCCCTGGTCTGCCGCGGCCTGGTCAAGCGTTATGGGGACGTCGTGGCCGTGAACGGGCTCGACCTCGAGGTGCAGCGCGGCGAGTGTTTCGGCCTGCTCGGCCCGAACGGCGCGGGCAAGACGACCACGGTGGAGATCCTCGAGGGGCTGAGCCGCCCCGACGCCGGCGAGGTCGAGGTGCTGGGCGAGCGCTGGGTGGGGGACGGCATCGCGCTGCGCGCCCGGCTCGGCATCCAGCTCCAGGAGACGCGCTTTCCGGACAAGCTCCGGGTCGGCGAGGTGATCGCGCTGTTCCGCAGCTTCTACCCGCGCGGCATCGAGCCGGAGCAGGCGCTGCGCTCCGTGGCCTTGCAGGAGAAATCGAGCGCGTTCGTGCGCACGCTGTCGGGCGGACAGAAGCAGCGGCTGTCGCTCGCCTGCGCGCTCGCGGGCGATCCAGAGGTGCTGTTCCTCGACGAGCCGAGCACCGGCCTCGACCCCGCGTCGCGCCGTCAGATATGGGCCATCGTCGAGGATCTGAAGGCCCGCGGCCGCACGATCCTCCTGACCACGCACTACATGGAGGAGGCCGCGCGCCTCTGCGACCGCGTGGGGATCGTCGATCGCGGGCGGCTGCTCGCGCTCGGCACGCCGGCGGCGCTCGTCGCCTCGCTCGGCGCCGAGCACGTCGTGGAGGTCGAGGTGGACGCGGAGATCGCCGAGGAGGAGCTCATGGGGCTGCCGGGCGTGGAGGCCGTGCGCTCCGCGCAGGGGGCGCTCCGGCTGACGGTGCGCGACGTCGCGCGCGTGATCCCGCCGCTGCTCGCGCTCTGCGCGGCGCGCGGGGCCACGCCGAAGCGGCTCGCGACGCACCACGCGAGCCTGGAGGACGTGTTCATGGCGCTCGCCGGGCGGACGCTCGCGGACGACGGGGCGGCGTGA